The following are encoded in a window of Oncorhynchus mykiss isolate Arlee chromosome Y, USDA_OmykA_1.1, whole genome shotgun sequence genomic DNA:
- the LOC110510099 gene encoding UDP-glucose 6-dehydrogenase isoform X1 — translation MMEVRRICCIGAGYVGGPTCSVIAQMCPEVTVTVVDVNEDRIRAWNSDSLPIFELGLQEVVDSCRGVNLFFSTDIDEAIKNADLVFISVNTPTKTFGIGKGRAADLKYIEACARRIADVSSGCKIVVEKSTVPVRAAESIRRIFNANTKSSLSFQVLSNPEFLAEGTAITDLKNPDRVLIGGDETPEGQHAIQALRSIYEHWVPKNKIITTNTWSSELSKLAANAFLAQRISSINSISALCEVTGADVEEVAHAIGTDQRIGSRFLKASVGFGGSCFQKDVLNLVYLCEALNLPEVARYWQQVIEINDYQRKRFSSRIINCLFNTVTDKKIALLGFAFKKNTGDTRESSSIYISRYLLEEGACLHIYDPKVKAEQIMQDLTKPTPSERHDTDTVSRLVTIVTDPYKACENAHAIVICTEWDMFKELDYERIHKAMLKPAFIFDGRRILDSLHDQLQHIGFQVETIGKRVNQRIPFTTSGDRSEMDQPQPLKKNKL, via the exons ATGATGGAGGTGAGGAGGATCTGTTGTATTGGGGCTGGCTACGTGGGCGGTCCCACCTGCAGCGTCATCGCCCAGATGTGCCCTGAAGTGACGGTTACCGTTGTTGACGTGAACGAGGACCGCATCCGTGCCTGGAATTCTGATAGCCTTCCCATCTTTGAG cttGGACTCCAGGAAGTGGTGGACTCATGCCGCGGGGTCAACCTTTTCTTCTCCACAGACATTGATGAGGCCATAAAAAATGCAGACCTGGTCTTCATATCT GTTAATACGCCTACCAAGACATTTGGCATTGGTAAGGGTCGAGCAGCAGACCTGAAGTACATAGAAGCATGTGCCCGGCGCATTGCCGATGTCTCCAGTGGCTGTAAGATTGTTGTGGAGAAAAGCACAGTTCCTGTACGTGCTGCCGAGAGCATCCGCCGCATCTTCAATGCCAACACCAAGAGTAGCCTCAGCTTCCAG GTTCTCTCAAACCCAGAGTTTCTTGCTGAGGGAACAGCCATCACTGATCTGAAGAATCCAGACAGGGTATTGATTGGGGGGGATGAGACCCCTGAGGGCCAACATGCTATTCAGGCCTTGCGGAGCATCTATGAACACTGGGTCCCCAAGAACAAGATCATCACCACCAATACCTGGTCCTCTGAGCTTTCCAAGCTG GCAGCCAATGCCTTTCTTGCCCAACGTATCAGTAGCATCAACTCTATCAGTGCCCTCTGTGAGGTAACCGGTGCTGATGTGGAGGAGGTGGCACATGCCATTGGGACAGACCAGAGAATAGGCAGCCGCTTCCTGAAGGCCAGCGTAG GATTTGGTGGCAGCTGTTTCCAGAAAGACGTTCTCAATCTTGTGTACCTATGCGAGGCACTGAACTTACCCGAGGTTGCAAGATACTGGCAACAG GTTATAGAGATAAACGACTACCAGCGAAAACGATTCTCCTCACGGATAATCAACTGCCTCTTCAACACAGTGACAGACAAGAAGATAGCCTTGCTCGGATTCGCTTTCAAGAAAAACACTGGCGATACAAG GGAATCCTCTAGTATCTACATCAGTCGCTACCTGCTGGAGGAGGGAGCCTGTCTACACATCTATGACCCAAAGGTTAAAGCTGAGCAGATCATGCAGGACCTGACTAAGCCCACACCCTCAGAAAGACATGACACTGACACAG TTTCTCGTCTAGTCACCATCGTCACAGACCCATACAAGGCTTGTGAGAATGCCCATGCAATTGTGATCTGCACAGAGTGGGATATGTTCAAG GAACTGGACTATGAGAGGATCCATAAAGCCATGCTGAAACCTGCCTTCATCTTTGACGGCAGAAGGATCTTGGACAGCTTGCACGACCAACTCCAGCATATTGGCTTCCAG GTGGAGACTATTGGGAAAAGAGTTAACCAAAGAATCCCTTTCACTACCAGTGGCGACAGGTCAGAAATGGACCAACCGCAACCATTGAAGAAGAACAAACTGTGA
- the LOC110510099 gene encoding UDP-glucose 6-dehydrogenase isoform X2, with translation MMEVRRICCIGAGYVGGPTCSVIAQMCPEVTVTVVDVNEDRIRAWNSDSLPIFELGLQEVVDSCRGVNLFFSTDIDEAIKNADLVFISVNTPTKTFGIGKGRAADLKYIEACARRIADVSSGCKIVVEKSTVPVRAAESIRRIFNANTKSSLSFQVLSNPEFLAEGTAITDLKNPDRVLIGGDETPEGQHAIQALRSIYEHWVPKNKIITTNTWSSELSKLAANAFLAQRISSINSISALCEVTGADVEEVAHAIGTDQRIGSRFLKASVGFGGSCFQKDVLNLVYLCEALNLPEVARYWQQVIEINDYQRKRFSSRIINCLFNTVTDKKIALLGFAFKKNTGDTRESSSIYISRYLLEEGACLHIYDPKVKAEQIMQDLTKPTPSERHDTDTVTIVTDPYKACENAHAIVICTEWDMFKELDYERIHKAMLKPAFIFDGRRILDSLHDQLQHIGFQVETIGKRVNQRIPFTTSGDRSEMDQPQPLKKNKL, from the exons ATGATGGAGGTGAGGAGGATCTGTTGTATTGGGGCTGGCTACGTGGGCGGTCCCACCTGCAGCGTCATCGCCCAGATGTGCCCTGAAGTGACGGTTACCGTTGTTGACGTGAACGAGGACCGCATCCGTGCCTGGAATTCTGATAGCCTTCCCATCTTTGAG cttGGACTCCAGGAAGTGGTGGACTCATGCCGCGGGGTCAACCTTTTCTTCTCCACAGACATTGATGAGGCCATAAAAAATGCAGACCTGGTCTTCATATCT GTTAATACGCCTACCAAGACATTTGGCATTGGTAAGGGTCGAGCAGCAGACCTGAAGTACATAGAAGCATGTGCCCGGCGCATTGCCGATGTCTCCAGTGGCTGTAAGATTGTTGTGGAGAAAAGCACAGTTCCTGTACGTGCTGCCGAGAGCATCCGCCGCATCTTCAATGCCAACACCAAGAGTAGCCTCAGCTTCCAG GTTCTCTCAAACCCAGAGTTTCTTGCTGAGGGAACAGCCATCACTGATCTGAAGAATCCAGACAGGGTATTGATTGGGGGGGATGAGACCCCTGAGGGCCAACATGCTATTCAGGCCTTGCGGAGCATCTATGAACACTGGGTCCCCAAGAACAAGATCATCACCACCAATACCTGGTCCTCTGAGCTTTCCAAGCTG GCAGCCAATGCCTTTCTTGCCCAACGTATCAGTAGCATCAACTCTATCAGTGCCCTCTGTGAGGTAACCGGTGCTGATGTGGAGGAGGTGGCACATGCCATTGGGACAGACCAGAGAATAGGCAGCCGCTTCCTGAAGGCCAGCGTAG GATTTGGTGGCAGCTGTTTCCAGAAAGACGTTCTCAATCTTGTGTACCTATGCGAGGCACTGAACTTACCCGAGGTTGCAAGATACTGGCAACAG GTTATAGAGATAAACGACTACCAGCGAAAACGATTCTCCTCACGGATAATCAACTGCCTCTTCAACACAGTGACAGACAAGAAGATAGCCTTGCTCGGATTCGCTTTCAAGAAAAACACTGGCGATACAAG GGAATCCTCTAGTATCTACATCAGTCGCTACCTGCTGGAGGAGGGAGCCTGTCTACACATCTATGACCCAAAGGTTAAAGCTGAGCAGATCATGCAGGACCTGACTAAGCCCACACCCTCAGAAAGACATGACACTGACACAG TCACCATCGTCACAGACCCATACAAGGCTTGTGAGAATGCCCATGCAATTGTGATCTGCACAGAGTGGGATATGTTCAAG GAACTGGACTATGAGAGGATCCATAAAGCCATGCTGAAACCTGCCTTCATCTTTGACGGCAGAAGGATCTTGGACAGCTTGCACGACCAACTCCAGCATATTGGCTTCCAG GTGGAGACTATTGGGAAAAGAGTTAACCAAAGAATCCCTTTCACTACCAGTGGCGACAGGTCAGAAATGGACCAACCGCAACCATTGAAGAAGAACAAACTGTGA
- the LOC110510102 gene encoding putative nuclease HARBI1 — protein sequence MACPFLRDPIDIGAQVVRKTIRTKRLFKDRQNPLSFSEEYINERYHFSSHCIVYLADLLTPSLSNDTLRSCALTVMQTLCIGLHFFACGEYMHAVGDAENLSKSTVCRAIRRVCIALTRILPDFVKFPGHCSQQEVKDGFYRIAGLPNVIGVVDSTHISIKAPSGQEVSDYTNQRSFHSINVQMVCDSQCLITNIEAKWPGSVNDFHILQKSVLYHQFQQGCFDGQLVADNEYPCLPFLMTPYLNPKPGAESCFNEALYETRACIKTTFTTLRSRFGCLKGLRVSPQRACDIIVACMVLHNVAIIRKEAPPCFSWMPRKNPEPVHCDYQDGTAIRDSIAAQLFVSCSQVL from the exons ATGGCGTGCCCTTTTTTACGAGATCCAATTGACATCGGGGCACAAGTTGTGAGAAAAACAATACGAACTAAGCGTTTGTTCAAAGACAGACAAAATCCTCTAAGTTTTTCCGAAGAATACATTAACGAGAGGTATCACTTCTCGTCTCATTGTATAGTATACCTGGCGGATCTGTTGACACCTTCATTGAGCAACGATACACTCCGCAGCTGTGCGCTTACAGTAATGCAAACACTCTGCATCGGTTTACATTTTTTCGCATGTGGAGAATATATGCATGCAGTCGGTGACGCTGAAAATTTGAGCAAATCCACAGTTTGTCGAGCCATAAGGAGAGTATGCATCGCACTGACGAGAATTCTCCCTGATTTCGTGAAGTTCCCTGGTCATTGTTCTCAACAAGAAGTTAAAGACGGCTTTTATAGAATAGCAG GACTACCTAATGTAATTGGTGTGGTGGACTCCACTCACATATCCATCAAAGCGCCTTCAGGACAAGAGGTATCTGATTATACTAATCAGAGATCATTTCACAGCATAAATGTGCAG ATGGTTTGTGATTCGCAATGTCTCATCACAAACATTGAGGCAAAGTGGCCTGGATCTGTGAATGACTTCCACATACTCCAAAAGAGTGTGCTGTACCATCAGTTTCAGCAAG GTTGTTTTGATGGGCAGCTTGTGGCTGACAATGAGTATCCCTGTCTTCCATTCTTGATGACGCCATACCTGAATCCTAAACCAGGCGCAGAGAGCTGCTTCAACGAGGCACTGTACGAGACAAGGGCATGCATTAAGACAACATTCACCACGTTACGGTCCCGATTTGGTTGTTTGAAGGGTCTCAGAGTATCGCCACAGAGAGCTTGTGACATAATAGTGGCATGCATGGTCCTTCATAACGTTGCAATCATTCGTAAGGAGGCTCCACCCTGTTTCAGTTGGATGCCCCGGAAAAACCCAGagcctgttcactgtgattaccaAGATGGTACAGCAATCAGGGATAGCATTGCTGCTCAGCTCTTTGTGTCATGCAGCCAAGTGTTATGA
- the si:ch211-107p11.3 gene encoding GT1 domain-containing protein isoform X2 — translation MEKGDRAAFFSAAEQQVILQRFEDLKHIFNHKNNTTAAGKARQAAWQKIADSVNAVNPSGVKRSWLQVKVKYKNMVQTAKKADRRKTKEGPLQPVFSAAEDLMAETHKFCSTIDTITEETSSTELESTLSCSNFVRVLANHMTSEEITAESGSEVSLNNVPVVYIDNAEEITSDSSIHEGPGINETSPEATPSTSKTWDREEDKKRKPSNVKVKDLYMKYLQQEIDYRRLKMQKMSLEMKLLEKQLNS, via the exons atggaaaAGGGAGATAGGGCAGCCTTTTTCAGTGCTGCAGAGCAGCAAGTTATACTTCAGCGGTTTGAGGACCTAAAACATATTTTCAATCACAAAAATAATACAACTGCTGCTGGTAAAGCGAGACAGGCAGCATGGCAGAAAATTGCCGATTCAGTCAACGC GGTTAATCCATCTGGAGTAAAACGAAGTTGGCTGCAGGTCAAGGTGAAATACAAGAACATGGTACAAACAG CCAAAAAAGCAGATAGGCGGAAGACCAAGGAAGGCCCACTGCAACCTGTCTTTTCTGCTGCAGAGGACCTGATGGCTGAAACCCATAAATTCTGTTCCACTATAGACACTATCACAGAGGAAACCTCTTCCACAGAACTCGAGTCAACACTCTCCTGCTCAAACTTTGTGAGAG TGCTAGCAAACCACATGACATCAGAGGAGATCACAGCAGAATCTGGGTCCGAAGTGTCATTGAATAAT GTACCAGTTGTATACATTGACAATGCTGAGGAAATCACGTCAGATTCGTCTATACATGAG GGTCCAGGCATAAACGAGACCTCACCTGAGGCCACACCATCCACTTCCAAAACATGGGACAGAGAG GAGGACAAAAAAAGAAAGCCCTCAAATGTCAAAGTGAAGGACTTGTATATGAAATACTTGCAACAGGAGATTGACTACAGGAGATTAAAGATGCAAAAGATGTCCTTGGAGATGAAATTACTTGAGAAACAATTAAAT TCATGA
- the si:ch211-107p11.3 gene encoding GT1 domain-containing protein isoform X4 has protein sequence MEKGDRAAFFSAAEQQVILQRFEDLKHIFNHKNNTTAAGKARQAAWQKIADSVNAVNPSGVKRSWLQVKVKYKNMVQTAKKADRRKTKEGPLQPVFSAAEDLMAETHKFCSTIDTITEETSSTELESTLSCSNFVRVLANHMTSEEITAESGSEVSLNNVPVVYIDNAEEITSDSSIHEGPGINETSPEATPSTSKTWDREEIDYRRLKMQKMSLEMKLLEKQLNS, from the exons atggaaaAGGGAGATAGGGCAGCCTTTTTCAGTGCTGCAGAGCAGCAAGTTATACTTCAGCGGTTTGAGGACCTAAAACATATTTTCAATCACAAAAATAATACAACTGCTGCTGGTAAAGCGAGACAGGCAGCATGGCAGAAAATTGCCGATTCAGTCAACGC GGTTAATCCATCTGGAGTAAAACGAAGTTGGCTGCAGGTCAAGGTGAAATACAAGAACATGGTACAAACAG CCAAAAAAGCAGATAGGCGGAAGACCAAGGAAGGCCCACTGCAACCTGTCTTTTCTGCTGCAGAGGACCTGATGGCTGAAACCCATAAATTCTGTTCCACTATAGACACTATCACAGAGGAAACCTCTTCCACAGAACTCGAGTCAACACTCTCCTGCTCAAACTTTGTGAGAG TGCTAGCAAACCACATGACATCAGAGGAGATCACAGCAGAATCTGGGTCCGAAGTGTCATTGAATAAT GTACCAGTTGTATACATTGACAATGCTGAGGAAATCACGTCAGATTCGTCTATACATGAG GGTCCAGGCATAAACGAGACCTCACCTGAGGCCACACCATCCACTTCCAAAACATGGGACAGAGAG GAGATTGACTACAGGAGATTAAAGATGCAAAAGATGTCCTTGGAGATGAAATTACTTGAGAAACAATTAAAT TCATGA
- the si:ch211-107p11.3 gene encoding GT1 domain-containing protein isoform X3, whose product MEKGDRAAFFSAAEQQVILQRFEDLKHIFNHKNNTTAAGKARQAAWQKIADSVNAVNPSGVKRSWLQVKVKYKNMVQTAKKADRRKTKEGPLQPVFSAAEDLMAETHKFCSTIDTITEETSSTELESTLSCSNFVRVLANHMTSEEITAESGSEVSLNNVPVVYIDNAEEITSDSSIHEGPGINETSPEATPSTSKTWDREEIDYRRLKMQKMSLEMKLLEKQLNVSSTP is encoded by the exons atggaaaAGGGAGATAGGGCAGCCTTTTTCAGTGCTGCAGAGCAGCAAGTTATACTTCAGCGGTTTGAGGACCTAAAACATATTTTCAATCACAAAAATAATACAACTGCTGCTGGTAAAGCGAGACAGGCAGCATGGCAGAAAATTGCCGATTCAGTCAACGC GGTTAATCCATCTGGAGTAAAACGAAGTTGGCTGCAGGTCAAGGTGAAATACAAGAACATGGTACAAACAG CCAAAAAAGCAGATAGGCGGAAGACCAAGGAAGGCCCACTGCAACCTGTCTTTTCTGCTGCAGAGGACCTGATGGCTGAAACCCATAAATTCTGTTCCACTATAGACACTATCACAGAGGAAACCTCTTCCACAGAACTCGAGTCAACACTCTCCTGCTCAAACTTTGTGAGAG TGCTAGCAAACCACATGACATCAGAGGAGATCACAGCAGAATCTGGGTCCGAAGTGTCATTGAATAAT GTACCAGTTGTATACATTGACAATGCTGAGGAAATCACGTCAGATTCGTCTATACATGAG GGTCCAGGCATAAACGAGACCTCACCTGAGGCCACACCATCCACTTCCAAAACATGGGACAGAGAG GAGATTGACTACAGGAGATTAAAGATGCAAAAGATGTCCTTGGAGATGAAATTACTTGAGAAACAATTAAATGTAAGTTCCACACCTTAA
- the si:ch211-107p11.3 gene encoding GT1 domain-containing protein isoform X1: MEKGDRAAFFSAAEQQVILQRFEDLKHIFNHKNNTTAAGKARQAAWQKIADSVNAVNPSGVKRSWLQVKVKYKNMVQTAKKADRRKTKEGPLQPVFSAAEDLMAETHKFCSTIDTITEETSSTELESTLSCSNFVRVLANHMTSEEITAESGSEVSLNNVPVVYIDNAEEITSDSSIHEGPGINETSPEATPSTSKTWDREEDKKRKPSNVKVKDLYMKYLQQEIDYRRLKMQKMSLEMKLLEKQLNVSSTP, encoded by the exons atggaaaAGGGAGATAGGGCAGCCTTTTTCAGTGCTGCAGAGCAGCAAGTTATACTTCAGCGGTTTGAGGACCTAAAACATATTTTCAATCACAAAAATAATACAACTGCTGCTGGTAAAGCGAGACAGGCAGCATGGCAGAAAATTGCCGATTCAGTCAACGC GGTTAATCCATCTGGAGTAAAACGAAGTTGGCTGCAGGTCAAGGTGAAATACAAGAACATGGTACAAACAG CCAAAAAAGCAGATAGGCGGAAGACCAAGGAAGGCCCACTGCAACCTGTCTTTTCTGCTGCAGAGGACCTGATGGCTGAAACCCATAAATTCTGTTCCACTATAGACACTATCACAGAGGAAACCTCTTCCACAGAACTCGAGTCAACACTCTCCTGCTCAAACTTTGTGAGAG TGCTAGCAAACCACATGACATCAGAGGAGATCACAGCAGAATCTGGGTCCGAAGTGTCATTGAATAAT GTACCAGTTGTATACATTGACAATGCTGAGGAAATCACGTCAGATTCGTCTATACATGAG GGTCCAGGCATAAACGAGACCTCACCTGAGGCCACACCATCCACTTCCAAAACATGGGACAGAGAG GAGGACAAAAAAAGAAAGCCCTCAAATGTCAAAGTGAAGGACTTGTATATGAAATACTTGCAACAGGAGATTGACTACAGGAGATTAAAGATGCAAAAGATGTCCTTGGAGATGAAATTACTTGAGAAACAATTAAATGTAAGTTCCACACCTTAA
- the LOC110510100 gene encoding M-phase inducer phosphatase 1-B, which produces MPLVVSLVTHLKSICLLSLATDIVESLPMDGYSLSMPGPHSPDYHASPMSELANCFTGLRAFHTGDTPRRCLDLSNLSTGSVDDAAAQGSPHKDKPTSPVALDSPAPSRMKTLQSFLPRLLCSSPKLHPSERPFSNKENVAPGQRAQGKPECLLPAPDSQLQGDGEPCALGSPIFPAPPSRTQHSPGDADGFMEILEQEADEGSIAVAMSCSMAQLLSEPLMNQEVDLSSVSVCRQGGRRLFRSPSMPERLARPLKRTSTSPSPANPRPLKRHCTFSSVSEEVGEGDQGAGINNDRKHHLHKRTHSLCDVEQHLGGDGINAELIGDFSKVHALPTVTGRHQGLKYITVDTMSALLERKFSCLVESFVVVDCRYPYEYQGGHIKGALSLPNTDKAVDQLLSQRLKAHSPDKRLVLVLHCEFSSERAPRTCHLLRSVDRSMNEYPALHYPELYVLKGGYKDFYHSHQEHCEPQAYCPMHHEDHREELLRCRTHSRALAEERRRRHHIHTLVKL; this is translated from the exons ATGCCATTGGTTGTTTCTTTGGTGACACATTTAAAATCCATTTGTCTACTCTCTTTAGCTACGGATATTGTTGAATC CCTACCAATGGATGGTTACAGTTTATCTATGCCTGGCCCTCACTCACCGGACTACCATGCCTCCCCAATGTCAGAACTCGCCAACTGCTTTACGGGACTCCGCGCCTTTCACACAGG TGACACTCCTCGGAGATGTCTGGACCTGTCCAACCTCAGCACTGGGAGTGTAGACGATGCTGCTGCACAGGGATCACCACACAAAG ACAAGCCTACTTCTCCAGTGGCCTTGGACTCTCCTGCACCAAG TCGCATGAAGACGTTGCAGTCCTTCCTG CCCAGATTGCTGTGTAGCAGTCCAAAGCTTCACCCCAGTGAACGTCCATTCAGTAACAAGGAGAAT gTGGCCCCGGGGCAGAGAGCGCAGGGCAAGCCAGAGTGTTTGCTGCCTGCTCCAGACTCCCAGCTCCAAGGTGACGGTGAGCCCTGTGCCCTGGGGAGCCCCATCTTCCCTGCACCTCCCTCCCGAACCCAGCACTCCCCAGGGGATGCAGATGGATTCATGGAAATCCTGGAGCAGGAAGCTGATGAG GGTTCTATTGCTGTTGCCATGTCATGTAGCATGGCACAGTTGCTGTCTGAACCCCTCATGAACCAGGAAGTTGATCTCTCCTCT GTTTCAGTGTGTCGCCAGGGGGGACGCCGTCTCTTCCGATCCCCTTCCATGCCAGAGCGGTTGGCACGTCCACTGAAACgcacctccacctccccctccccagcCAACCCCCGGCCACTCAAACGACACTGCACCTTCTCCTCCGTCtcagaggaggtgggagagggagaccaAGGGGCTGGAATCAACAATGATAGGAAG CACCACCTGCATAAGAGGACCCACTCTTTGTGTGATGTGGAGCAGCATCTGGGTGGGGATGGGATCAATGCAGAACTCATTGGAGACTTCAGCAAG GTGCATGCCCTACCCACTGTGACAGGGAGACATCAAGGCTTGAAGTACATCACGGTTGACACA ATGAGTGCTCTTCTGGAAAGGAAGTTCAGCTGTTTGGTTGAGTCTTTTGTTGTGGTGGACTGCCGCTACCCATATGAGTATCAGGGAGGACACATTAAG GGGGCGCTGAGCCTTCCCAACACAGACAAGGCAGTGGATCAATTGCTATCCCAGAGGCTAAAAGCCCACTCTCCTGATAAGAGGCTTGTGCTAGTGCTGCACTGTGAATTCTCCTCTGAAAGAGCACCCAGAAC GTGTCACCTCCTGCGGAGTGTGGACCGCAGTATGAATGAGTACCCAGCCCTGCACTACCCTGAGCTCTATGTCCTCAAGGGTGGCTACAAAGACTTCTACCACTCTCACCAG gAGCACTGTGAGCCCCAGGCATACTGCCCCATGCACCACGAGGACCACAGAGAGGAGCTTCTGCGGTGCCGCACACACAGCAGAGCCTTGGCCGAGGAGCGCCGCAGACGCCACCACATTCATACTCTCGTCAAACTCTGA